From one Branchiostoma floridae strain S238N-H82 chromosome 3, Bfl_VNyyK, whole genome shotgun sequence genomic stretch:
- the LOC118411603 gene encoding zinc finger protein 677-like: MNIITDTPTPGVTGDTPTPGVTGDTPTPGVTGDTPTTGDTGDTHTPAPGVTGDTHTPAPGDTGETHTPAPGDTGETHTPAPGDTGETHTTAPGDTGETHTTAPGDTGETHTTAPGDTGDTPAPEVTGQDTNDTFAASTNTILCDTCGKDVLEAKYTKHCLRHRATHVCNTCRKAFHERFALKKHIEFQHNCVLCPECGKSFRSYSGFQKHSHMHKPTQHNCKSCNLTFSSKAQLYNHRSKAHLPQKSCNTCGKAFSKKCHLTDHMKTHEGEEAKVHKCTQCHASFKQRQSLTRHMSTHEDLRTCDLCNKTYHGSRQLARHLATVHKNST, from the exons CCCAACACCTGGAGTCACAGGGGACACCCCAACACCTGGAGTCACAGGGGACACCCCAACACCTGGAGTCACAGGGGACACCCCAACAACTGGAGACACAGGGGACACCCATACCCCGGCACCTGGAGTCACAGGGGACACCCATACCCCAGCACCTGGAGACACAGGGGAAACCCATACCCCAGCACCTGGAGACACAGGGGAAACCCATACCCCAGCACCTGGAGACACAGGGGAAACCCATACCACAGCACCTGGAGACACAGGGGAAACCCATACCACAGCACCTGGAGACACAGGGGAAACCCATACCACAGCACCTGGAGACACAGGGGACACCCCAGCGCCTGAAGTCACAGGTCAGGACACAAATGACACATTTGCAG CGTCCACGAATACCATCCTGTGCGACACATGCGGAAAAGATGTGCTagaagcaaaatacacaaaacattgcCTTCGGCACAGAGCTACACATGTTTGCAACACATGCAGAAAAGCTTTTCATGAAAGGTTTGCTCTAAAAAAACACATAGAATTCCAGCATAACTGCGTCCTCTGTCCTGAGTGTGGAAAGTCCTTCAGATCCTACAGTGGTTTCCAAAAGCATAGTCACATGCATAaaccaacacaacacaactgTAAATCCTGCAACCTCACATTTTCATCCAAGGCTCAATTATACAATCATCGGAGCAAGGCACACCTCCCTCAAAAATCATGCAACACATGTGGAAAAGCCTTTTCCAAGAAGTGTCATCTGACAGATCACATGAAGACACATGAGGGTGAGGAGGCAAAGGTGCACAAGTGCACTCAGTGCCATGCATCGTTCAAGCAGAGACAATCCTTAACAAGACACATGAGCACACATGAGGACCTGAGGACATGCGACTTGTGCAACAAAACCTACCATGGATCTAGGCAGCTGGCACGCCACCTTGCAACAGTACACAAGAACTCAACATAA